The Thermacetogenium phaeum DSM 12270 genome segment GGCATATTTAAGCTCAATCAACTTCGTTTCAAATCTGGGAATTGGGTCCTTTTTGAGCCATGCTTCCTGTTCTTCCGGTTTCTTGTAAACCTGCGGATCGCCTTCGAAGTGACCGCGGTGTCTCCAGGTCTTGCACTCGATCAGGCTGGGGCCGTCCCCTTTGCGGGCCCGGGCAACAGCCTCGGCTGCAGCCTCGTAAACGGCTATGACGTCATTTCCGTCCACGGCCACACCTGGGATTCCGTAGGCAGCGGCCCGGTCGGCGATATCAGTAACGTTCATGTGGTTCTTCTGGTAGTTAGAAATACCGTACATGTTATTTTCTGCCACGAAGATTACTGGCAGTTTCCAGATGGAAGCCATGTTTAAAGACTCATGGAAGGTGCCGCGGTTGGATGCTCCGTCGCCAAAGAAGCAGACCACCACATTGTTGGTCTTTTTGTACTTGCAGGCAAAGCCTGCGCCGGTGGCAATGGGCTGCCCGGCTCCAACGATACCATTGGCCCCGAGAATACCCAGATCAACATCTGCTATGTGCATGGAGCCGCCCTTCCCCTTGCAGTAACCTGTGGTCCTGCCGAACAACTCGGCCATCATCAGGTCGATCTTGCCGCCTTTGGCGATCAGGTGGCCATGGCCGCGGTGGGTGCTGGTGATGTAATCTTCGTCCGTCAGGTTCGCACAGACACCGGTTGCCACCGCTTCCTCGCCGACATAGAGGTGCACGAAGCCGGGAAGCTTGCCAGCAGCAAACAATTCGGCGGCCTTCATCTCGAAGGTCCTGATCCTCACCATGGTTTTATACATTTCCAGCAGTTTTTCTTTTGTGAGTTCCATCCAGGTTACCTCCTTAAAATTTATTTGGGAGATACGATAATCTTGATATTCTCGTCCTTGTTGTTGATTAATTCCTCGAACCCCTTTTCGATAATTTCATCCAGCTTGATCCTGCCGGTGATCATCATGTCTGCATTGAGGCGGCCGTCATCAATCATCTTGATCACAGGGGCAAACTCCCCGTTGTATGCCAGTGAACCCTTGATCTCTTTTTCAGGGAAAACGATTCCGTTGAAGTTTATGCTGCTCTCGCGCTCGAACACTCCAGCCTGAACAGAAATACCGCGCGGACGGAGGACTGCAAGCGAAAGCGGAGTGGTCTTATCACTACCGACACACTCGATGCTCACATCGGCACCGATGCCGTCCGTAAGCTTAAAGACTTCCGCCACAACGTCACACTGAGTGGGATCAAGAACAGCAGTAGCACCGAGTTTCTTGGCATATTCCTTGCGGGCTTTGGCCACCTCAATCACAATTACCTGGGCCGCTCCGGCAACCCTGGCGCACTGCAGGGCGGACAGTCCGATAGTACCGGCTCCGATAACTACTACGTTATTACCGGCAATAACCGGGGCCCGGCGAACGGCATGCATACCAACGGAGATGGGCTCTACCAGTGCTGCCTGTTCAAAGGTCATGGTGTCGGGAATTTTGTAAATGGTATATGCGGGAACATTGACATAACGTGCAAAAGCACCGTCGGTGTGCAGACCGGTGAATGCCAGCTTCTCACAGCACGGATAATCATATCTCTTGCAAGAGTAGCACTCCCAGCATACCTGGCAGGCATCGGGAGCTACCCTGTCCCCAACCTTGACATTCTTAACCCCTTCGCCGACTTCCACAACTGTACCGGAGAACTCATGGCCCAAGATTACGGGAGCAGTACCACCTGTTAAGGGATGAGGCTTGTCAACGGGAATAAAGATGGGACCAGCAATGTATTCGTGTAGATCTGATCCACAAATGCCACACCATTCCACCTCAACCTTGACCCAACCGGGCTTTGGTGCCGGCGGTTCCGGAACATCCACCACTCTGACATCTTTTTTTCCGTACCATACAGCAGCTTTCATGAAAAATAACCCCCTTTTTAAATCTTTTTAAAATCTGTGTGAATTGTTTAACATGAGTTACGTTACGGTCAAGTCCAAATTTGTGTGTAAATTCCCTCTGGCAGATAAGATCACCCCGTTTTAAGCTACATTTACCTGGGTATCGGCATTATTCACCTCCTTCTGCTGTTTTTCTGTGTTAGCCTTCCACTCCCAATACTCTGCCATATCAAAGTAGCGCTTTCCTGTGGTCCACACCTCGTCGATCTCTACAAGCACTGCTCCGATCAGTCTCACAGCCGACTCCTCGTTAGGGAAGATTCGGATCACCCGCTCCCGCCGGCGGATCTCCTGGTTGAGCCGCTCGACTCCATTGGTGGTGCGCAGCCGCTTCCGGTAGCGCCCTGGTAGTGCCATCACCGCCATTGCGTCCTCGAAACCAGCTTCAAGTCGCTCTACCGCCTTTGGCGCCCGGGCGCCAAAGGCCTCTATCGTTTCGTTCAGCAACCGCCTGGCCGTCTCCATATCCGGCGCGTCGAAGATCAACCGCAGTCGCCCGTGCAGGTCGCCCTGGAGGCTCTTAGGACAGGCGTCCAGGATGTTCCGGATAAAGTGGGTCTGGCACCGCTGCCATGTCGCTCCTTGGAAGTGGGTTTCTATCGCATTGATCAAGCCCTTGTGATCATCCGAAACAACCAAGTCCACTCCCTTGAGACCGCGCTCCTTGAGCCGGCCGAAGAACTCCGACCAAGCAGCCTCTGATTCGCTATCCCCGAGCATAAGCCCTAAAATCTCCCGGTATCCCTCCCGGTTGATCCCTGTAGCGAGAAGTACGCTTGAAAGCCGTACCCGGCCGCCTTTACGCACCCGGATGACAATGGCATCTACCAGGAGAAATGGGTATTCCTGGCTGCTCAAATCTCGCTCGTTCCACTCCTTTACGATGTCGTCCAGTCTTTTGCACAGGCTGGATACGGTGGATTTGGAGAACTCCGTGCCGCATAGTTCATCAACAACCGCCCTTACCTTCCTGGTGGATACGCCGTTCACGACCATCTCGACCATGGCCAGCAAGAGCGCCTGCTCGCTCCGCTGGTACCGCTCGAAAAGCTCCGTGGAGAAGTGCCCGCTCCGGAGACGGGGAACCATAAGCGTAAGTTCTCCTACGCGAGACTTGAGCAGCTTATCCCGATACCCGTTGCGGTACCCCTGCCGCTCTTCGGTACGTTCGTATGGCTTGGCCCTGAGTTGTTCGGTAGCCTGAGCATCGAGTATCTGATTCACGATGTTCTCCACCAACCGAGCCAATCCATCATCCCGAATAAATAATCCTTGCAAGAGATCACAGTCTACGGTAACCTGGTAGTGAGCCATCTTTTCTCCCTCCTGATGATTAAGATTAAGCCACTTCTTATCTACCAGAGGGAGGGGTGGCTCTCCTGCTTCAAGCCATCAATTTTACACCATCATAATGGACACTACTTTACGTTACCCCCCCCTTTCATTTGATATCGCACTCCCACAAATCAGTAACTCATACCGTAATATCATCAGGCAAAGCCGCCATGATGCCGGAATCAGTCCTTAACGTCAACATAAACGGTGAGTGCTGCCACCGCCACAACGATGGTGTCACCTTCTCCCAGTTCGAGAAGCTCCAGCCCCCGTACTGCCAGACCACCCGGCACCACCTCCAGACAGGTGGAACCGAAGGGCACCGCCTTCAACACTTCCTCCCTGTTGATCCTTTCCGGGTTAGGGCAGGCCACCTTGACCTCAATATACATCTCATTGGGATCTGTTATTCCAATGATGTCAAACAGCCCGCACAGGCAGCTTCGTGATACGGCATCTCTGATCGCCCTCTGGGCGGCTTTTGAAACGTCACCGCCGTGCAGGTCGGCTCCTGTCCCGATTTCAACAATAAAACGCTTGCGGGCCACGGAATCCCTCACTTCCTTCCGTCCTGTGTTCCTTGAAACAATCAACGAATATTCTGTTATCCTAATAAAGCAAGTACCATGCCACAAAGCCAAATCGAACAATGAAAAAAGCCGTCAAGCCTAGCGGCTAGCGACTTTTAACGGTAGAGTAGCCCAACCAAAAATGGGACAGAAATATAACATTTGTGTCACATCAGTGATCGAATCCGATATCTCTATGACACACAAGGCTGACACCGCTGGGTAAAAAAGATCTGGAAGTACAATCACAGATTCAAGTAGAAATAAAAAACGAGATTATCCCATAATCATTGGTTTTATACGGCAGGAACAATAAAGTATGCTAGAAAAAAACCGTAAGAAGGGTGCCTAAGAATTTGGGGGAAGCCACGTTGACAATTCTATTCCACCTATGAGAAGGGGAACTGTTTCCCTCGCAAGAGCACTTCTGTGCTACTGCCTTCCCTTCACCGAATTACCCGGTTTCCTCAGTACTATGTCGTAATCCTACTCCCTGGCCGCCTTTTGGCTTTCTTGCTTTGTATCGCTTGTCGGCCATACTTCCTGTGACCTGAAGAGGGGGCAGGACCTCCTGGGTTACCATGAGATAACAACGTACAGCGTGCCGAGGTCAACGACCCTGGGGGGTGACGGTAGTCTTGCCTTTAGTGATTAGCGTCATGTTGCATCCCAACAGCCGCAAGGCTTCCAGCTCCAGCTCCTGGTAAAGAGTGTAAAGAATCCTTCTCCCCTAAAATAACTTTTTTGAGGAACGTTTCGAAAGCTCTTTATTTGCCATGGTGCCTGCTCATTCGTGTTCGGTTAAGCCCGAAATATACCATAACCACCAAAGATAGTGTATTATCCCTGGTAAAATAACTGAATTATTGTTTAAAAAAAGAGGAAAGGGTCCCTCCCTGTGTGGAATTCTCCTCCAAACTAATAATTTAGAGGAGGTTCAGCATTGATTCCACTTCCCGGTAAGAGCGAACCGTATGAGATTGAAAAAGTAATGAACAAAATGTTCCCTCCGGAGTGGCTGAGGGCTACGGCAGCCAAAGTCGGCTGCGTGAAGCGCAACCGGAAGATCGACCCGGTGATCCTGTTCTGGTCCTGGTGCCCGGCTTTGGAGTTGGAGCGCAGCGCACCCTCGACTCGCTGAGGCGGGCTTACGAGACGGCATCAGCCGAAAAACCCTCGTTCCGTCCTCCTCGTAAGATAGTTTTTGTAACACCAATTGATCCAGCCCTTAAAAGAAGCCCGGCTTGGATCAAAAATGCTCCTTGACAACTGGAAATTGGGTATTCACTTTTGGCGGTGTTCCAGGCAAAATGTAGTCGTGAGATTATGTTCTGGGTAGGTGTTGTCCTCCTTGAGGTCCGACCTCTTAGAAAGCCTGACCCCCAGCCCATAACCTGTACCCCTGACACGTAAGTTGCGCAACTTGTCAAGATCCTGTCCAATGGTAGCAGGTTGGATAGAACAAGGTCCTGACAGGAAAGCGTTGTTTCCGGCGAGGCTGTTGACCGGTTATGGTGCCTGGGACCCCGCATAATCTTGCACAATTCCTCCCTGGGAGGGGGTGAAACTGATGAAACTGTTTGTCGGTATCGATGTCAGCATGAAAGATTTCAAGGCCCGGATGTTCGACGCAGAGGGCGAGGAGATCGCCAAGCGTATGCGTTACAAGAACGACGATCCGGGAGCCGAGTCCTTTGTTAAGTACCTGGTGGAGATCTGCGGCGCCAACGAAGTTGATTCCCTGCGGATCGGCATGGAGTCCACCTCTGTCTATGGCTGGCACCTGCAGATGCGCCTGGCCGGTGAGCCTTTGCTGGCTTCCTTCCACCCCCAGGTGTACGTCTTCAATCCCAAGGTGATCGCCAACTTCAGAAAACAGTACGTCGATATTCCAAAGGATGACTGGTTCGACTGCCTGGTGATCGCCGACCGGCTAAGGTTCGGGCGGCTGCCCGAGAGCTGCCAGGTGGACTTCCGCTACCTGCCCCTCCAGCGGCTGACCAGGTTCCGTTACCACCTGATCCAGACCATCACCCGGGAGAAGAACTACTTCCTGACCAACCTGTTCCTGAAGTTCAATACCATCTGCCAGGACAAGGTGCTGAGCGACATCTTCGGGGCCACCTCGGAGGCGATCCTGACCGAGTTCCTTTCTCCGGAAGAGATTGCGGCACGACCGCTTGATGAGTTGATTGACTTCCTGATGGAGAAGGGGAAGAGTCATTTCTCCAACCCCGAAGCTACGGCCAAGGCCTTAAAGCATGCCGCAGCCTGCGCTTACAGGCTGCACGGAAGCCTCCTGGAGCCGGTGAACCTGATCCTGGCCACCAGTTTGCAGACCATCCGCACCCTGGAACAGCAGGTCAAGAGTATTGACAAGGCGATTGAGAAAGAACTGTCACACTTTCCGAACACTCTGCAGTCGATGCCGGGCATGGGGCCTGTCTGTACCGCCGGAATAATCGCCGAGATCGGCGACATCCACCGGTTCGACAACGAGAAGGCAGTCGCCAAGTTTGCCGGCCTCACCTGGCGGAAACACCAGTCAGGCGAGTTTGAAGCCGATGACACACCGCTTACGAAAACCGGCAACGTGTACCTGCGCTATTACTTTGTAATGGCCGCCGACAGCGTGCGTAAATGGGACCCCAGGTTTGCCGAGTTCTATGCCCGTAAGTTTAAAGAGAGTTCCACTCACCACCATCGCCGTGCTTTGGTTCTTACCGCACGTAAACTCGTGCGGGTGGTTGATGCTCTGCTACGCAGCAACCAACTATACGTGCCCCAGGGGCAGAGAAAGGTGGTTAAGGTTTAGTCTGTCGGGTGGCTCTTCTGCTAATAGCAACGCTTCATAATACCGTATCGACCGTCCAGTAGGGTTTATCCCGAAAGACCACAACGGATAAGACGCTACAGTGCGTGGAGCATCATTCATATCACCCACCTGACCATTGTCTCTCAACCGATGAACCATTTATGTTGCTTTTTTCCATTTACCTCTGGAAACAAGCTTAGTTTGGTATGCGCTTTTTTAGAAAATTTTCTTAGAAATTTTGGTCCTTGGATCTTGACATATTACCGTAAGGCTTTTACGAGCGCTTCAACAGGCGGTTGGTTGCCTTTTTGAAGGAGTGCCTGGCGAACCAAGAGCGGAACTTGTCAGTCACGCCAGCCTCGTGCTCTCGGAAAAACTGAAAGGGTTCAAGGATTTGGTGATAGCATGGCACAATCGTAAGGTTGCACGAGAAGCTGGCCAAACAGTTCCCCGGGGCAAGGGGCAAAGCCGAGCTTAAGATACACAACGCCAAAACGATCAGGCCCAGAAGAGAGGTCACTGCCGCATCCAACAGATTCAGGCTGCAGTAGCAGGCCGTTAAGACGACCAGCACAGGCAGCTGGAGGAAAACATTGATTCCGGGTGGCAGCAGCAAGCTGCAGACTAAGAATGATGCCAGCGATTTAAGGAAAGCAACGATCAGGACGCTTTTCAGCTTTGCTTGAATCAAACCAAAGTCAAACCCAGAGAGATAAGAAGGTGGAATCCTTTTCCCGAGAACCTTAGAACTATTTTTGCCAACTTAGGTAGGTATTCCTGGTATCTAAGTTGAGTTTAACAGATAAGAAGGTGGATCGAAGTGCAGGATCATGGTTCAAGTAGAAAAGGGATAAGTGGCGTCGTGCCTGAATTTTTCCAGGCTTTGCACTTATCCCTTTCTCATTCTGTATGGTCTTGGTCCTTAAACCTTTTCCCTTATCCCTTCCCAATCGAGAACCACTTTTTTTCGCACGGGGAAAAGGTATAAATGGAATATACACAGGTCTCTTGAAATGATGTGCTCCCCTACTCCACCGTCACGCTTTTGGCCAAGTTGCGGGGTTTGTCGACATCACAGCCCCGGGCAACGGCCGTGTAGTAGGCGAAGAGCTGCAGGGGCACAACAGCCAGGAGCGGAGCCACAATTGAGGGTGCCTCGGGTAGGGCGATCACGTGGTCGACACTCCCGGCGACATCCTCGTTTTCTCCCAGGCAAACGGCGATAACCGTGCCGTGCCGCGCCTTAACCTCCTTTACATTGCTGAGGAGCTTCTCCAGGAGATCGTCCTGAGTGGCCAGGGCGATGACCGGCACGCCTTCGACGATCAGGGCAAGGGTGCCGTGCTTCAGCTCCCCGGCGGCATAGGCTTCTGCGTGGATGTAGGAGATCTCCTTGAGCTTGAGGGCGCCCTCCATGGCCACGGCGTAATCCAGCCCTCGTCCCAGGAAGAAGGCATCCTCACGGTCGCTGTACCGCTCTGCCAGGCCCCTGATGAGATCTTTTTGTTCCAGGATCTCCTCCACTTTGGCGGGAATCTCCTGTAGGGTGGTGGTGATCTCAGCAGCCTCCTCTATACTCATGAGCCCTTGCGCCCTGGCAAAGAGCAGCCCCAGCAGATACATGACCAGCACCTGGGTGGTATAGGCCTTGGTAGAAGCAACGGCGATCTCCGGCCCCGCCCACGTGTAAATAACCTCGTCGGCCTCCCGGGTGATGCTGCTCCCCACCACATTGGTCACGGCCAACACCCGGCAACCCCGCTCCTTGGCCTCCCGCAGAGCGGCCAGAGTATCCGCCGTTTCCCCGGACTGGCTGATGACGATCGCCAGGGTTCCTGGTTCGAGCAGAGGGTCACGGTAGCGGAACTCCGAAGCCAGGTCGACCTCCACCGGAATCCGGGCCAACTTCTCCAGGATGTACCTACCGACCAGCCCGGCATGGTAGGCGGTTCCGCAGGCCACGATAACCACCTTGCGAAAGCCGCGCAGCTCCTCCGGGGTCATCTTCAGCTCCTCGAAAACGACATCCCCTGCGGCGGTGATCCGGCTCCCCATGGTGTCACGCAGCGCCCGCGGCTGCTCGTGAATCTCCTTGAGCATGAAGTGGGGATAGCCCTCGCATTCAGCGGCACGGGCATCCCAGCCTACATGAAAAACCTCTTTGGAGACGGGGTTTCCGGCGCCGTCCAAGATCCGCACGCCGTCAGGCGTGAGCTCAGCCATCTCCCCCTGATCCAAAAAATAGACGTTCCTGGTGTAAGGCAGAAGAGCCGGGATATCGGAGGCCAGGAAGTATTCCCCATCTCCGATCCCGACTATCAAAGGATTGTTTCTCCTCGCCGCCACCAGCAGGTCGGGGTGATGTTCGCTGATCAGCACGACGGCATAAGATCCCCGCACCTCCTCCAGGGCCAGCCGGAGGGCAGCGGAGAGGTCGCCACAGTACTTTTCCTCTACCAGATGGGCAATGACCTCCGTGTCCGTATCGGAGTTGAAACGATGCCCCCTCTCTTTCAGCTGCTCCTGAAGTTCATGAAAATTCTCAATGATCCCGTTGTGCACCACCGCGAACTTCCCGGTGCAGTCGTAGTGAGGATGGGCGTTGGCATCTGTAGGAGCACCGTGGGTTGCCCAGCGGGTATGCCCGATCCCGATCCCGGCGCGATATTTCCGGGAACTGAGCTCTTCCTCTAAAACGGCGATCCTCCCAGCTTTTTTGCACACCTTAAGGGAGCCGTCGTTCAAAAAGGCCACTCCCACTGAGTCATAACCCCGGTACTCCAGGGTTTTCAAACCCTTCATTAAGACTGAAACCGCGTCGCGATCACCAAGGTATCCCATAATACCGCACATACCTCAGTTCTCCTCCTTTTTGCCTCCCACGCGGTTTCACCCACCGGATACCCCTTTGTCACGGGGATTGCTCTCCGCTTTTCAAGGCATCCTCACGGTGGTGGGCCACCGAGGGGCACCCGCCGAAAAACTCGATAAACCCCTTCCTCGTCAACCGGCCGAAGGCCGGTCCAGGCGCTTGAGATTCTGTTCTGTCACCTGCGCGGGAAGCCAGTTTTTCATTTTAATAATTGCTTCCGGCTGGAACCGGCAGCCATCCGGGACTTTAAACTGCGTGCTGAACCAATTCTTTTCTCCTCACAAACTGCCGCTCCGCACCGCATCACCGGCCAGCTTCTCTACC includes the following:
- a CDS encoding IS110 family RNA-guided transposase, translating into MKLFVGIDVSMKDFKARMFDAEGEEIAKRMRYKNDDPGAESFVKYLVEICGANEVDSLRIGMESTSVYGWHLQMRLAGEPLLASFHPQVYVFNPKVIANFRKQYVDIPKDDWFDCLVIADRLRFGRLPESCQVDFRYLPLQRLTRFRYHLIQTITREKNYFLTNLFLKFNTICQDKVLSDIFGATSEAILTEFLSPEEIAARPLDELIDFLMEKGKSHFSNPEATAKALKHAAACAYRLHGSLLEPVNLILATSLQTIRTLEQQVKSIDKAIEKELSHFPNTLQSMPGMGPVCTAGIIAEIGDIHRFDNEKAVAKFAGLTWRKHQSGEFEADDTPLTKTGNVYLRYYFVMAADSVRKWDPRFAEFYARKFKESSTHHHRRALVLTARKLVRVVDALLRSNQLYVPQGQRKVVKV
- a CDS encoding Lin0512 family protein yields the protein MRDSVARKRFIVEIGTGADLHGGDVSKAAQRAIRDAVSRSCLCGLFDIIGITDPNEMYIEVKVACPNPERINREEVLKAVPFGSTCLEVVPGGLAVRGLELLELGEGDTIVVAVAALTVYVDVKD
- a CDS encoding IS256 family transposase; its protein translation is MAHYQVTVDCDLLQGLFIRDDGLARLVENIVNQILDAQATEQLRAKPYERTEERQGYRNGYRDKLLKSRVGELTLMVPRLRSGHFSTELFERYQRSEQALLLAMVEMVVNGVSTRKVRAVVDELCGTEFSKSTVSSLCKRLDDIVKEWNERDLSSQEYPFLLVDAIVIRVRKGGRVRLSSVLLATGINREGYREILGLMLGDSESEAAWSEFFGRLKERGLKGVDLVVSDDHKGLINAIETHFQGATWQRCQTHFIRNILDACPKSLQGDLHGRLRLIFDAPDMETARRLLNETIEAFGARAPKAVERLEAGFEDAMAVMALPGRYRKRLRTTNGVERLNQEIRRRERVIRIFPNEESAVRLIGAVLVEIDEVWTTGKRYFDMAEYWEWKANTEKQQKEVNNADTQVNVA
- the glmS gene encoding glutamine--fructose-6-phosphate transaminase (isomerizing), which encodes MCGIMGYLGDRDAVSVLMKGLKTLEYRGYDSVGVAFLNDGSLKVCKKAGRIAVLEEELSSRKYRAGIGIGHTRWATHGAPTDANAHPHYDCTGKFAVVHNGIIENFHELQEQLKERGHRFNSDTDTEVIAHLVEEKYCGDLSAALRLALEEVRGSYAVVLISEHHPDLLVAARRNNPLIVGIGDGEYFLASDIPALLPYTRNVYFLDQGEMAELTPDGVRILDGAGNPVSKEVFHVGWDARAAECEGYPHFMLKEIHEQPRALRDTMGSRITAAGDVVFEELKMTPEELRGFRKVVIVACGTAYHAGLVGRYILEKLARIPVEVDLASEFRYRDPLLEPGTLAIVISQSGETADTLAALREAKERGCRVLAVTNVVGSSITREADEVIYTWAGPEIAVASTKAYTTQVLVMYLLGLLFARAQGLMSIEEAAEITTTLQEIPAKVEEILEQKDLIRGLAERYSDREDAFFLGRGLDYAVAMEGALKLKEISYIHAEAYAAGELKHGTLALIVEGVPVIALATQDDLLEKLLSNVKEVKARHGTVIAVCLGENEDVAGSVDHVIALPEAPSIVAPLLAVVPLQLFAYYTAVARGCDVDKPRNLAKSVTVE
- a CDS encoding 2,3-butanediol dehydrogenase, yielding MKAAVWYGKKDVRVVDVPEPPAPKPGWVKVEVEWCGICGSDLHEYIAGPIFIPVDKPHPLTGGTAPVILGHEFSGTVVEVGEGVKNVKVGDRVAPDACQVCWECYSCKRYDYPCCEKLAFTGLHTDGAFARYVNVPAYTIYKIPDTMTFEQAALVEPISVGMHAVRRAPVIAGNNVVVIGAGTIGLSALQCARVAGAAQVIVIEVAKARKEYAKKLGATAVLDPTQCDVVAEVFKLTDGIGADVSIECVGSDKTTPLSLAVLRPRGISVQAGVFERESSINFNGIVFPEKEIKGSLAYNGEFAPVIKMIDDGRLNADMMITGRIKLDEIIEKGFEELINNKDENIKIIVSPK
- a CDS encoding thiamine pyrophosphate-dependent dehydrogenase E1 component subunit alpha; amino-acid sequence: MELTKEKLLEMYKTMVRIRTFEMKAAELFAAGKLPGFVHLYVGEEAVATGVCANLTDEDYITSTHRGHGHLIAKGGKIDLMMAELFGRTTGYCKGKGGSMHIADVDLGILGANGIVGAGQPIATGAGFACKYKKTNNVVVCFFGDGASNRGTFHESLNMASIWKLPVIFVAENNMYGISNYQKNHMNVTDIADRAAAYGIPGVAVDGNDVIAVYEAAAEAVARARKGDGPSLIECKTWRHRGHFEGDPQVYKKPEEQEAWLKKDPIPRFETKLIELKYATQADLDAIKADVQAEVEAAVKFAESSPLPNPDDVLTDVYAE